The Abditibacteriota bacterium genome segment AACTGATGATGCCGAGTATTACGTGGAAGACCAGGGCGAAAGACTGGTAGCGGAAACGTATGTGGGCAACAGGACCCTCGCAAACCCAAAAATCGATTCTCCCGAATACAAGATCCTATCGGACAACGTGGTGCGTCAGTCCTATTCCGACGGCAGCGTGGAACATTGGAAGATTAGCCTTTCGGACGAGGACGTTGAAAAGAACCGGGAAAAATGGCGCGAGACTTACACCCTGAGCGACGGCCATTTTGCAAAGTATGACGCCGGAGACAAGCATCTGCTGTGGTGGAACGGAGTCGGCAAGTGCCTGGGCATCAACAACAGGCAGGCTATGTGGTGCTATCACGAGGGAGGTGAAGAGCCTTCCGCCGAAAGCTACTTGGAAATAAGCCTGGCAAAGGTTTCCGGCGTAAAGGACAATAATACCCAAACGGCAAACGCCAAAGACGAAACAGCCAAAAGCGGATGGTTTTCCGGCTTGGTGGCGAAGGTGAAGGGCTTCTTTGCCGGACTGTTCGCGTAAGTTTGACGAATTAATGAAGCAAAGCAGGTCTCGTCCGGGACCTGCTTTTTTTACCCCCGCAAAATCGTGCGATTTTGCGGGGGTATAATGATGTGTGCTTGAACGGGACAAAGCCGAGTTCGGCTGGCAGTGCAAAATAGTGTGCGGGCAGGCGCTCTGCGCCTGCCGACACACATTATTATTTTTTGCTTTGTGCGGGCAGGCGCTCTGAGCCTGCCCGCACACATCTTCTGCGCCGCCGGCGGCGCCGGGGAGCCTAATCGATGATCTCGCAGGCTATATTGGCCCTGGCGGCAAAGCCGCAGGCGGCGGAGTCTGTCCGGCACTTCACCGTGAGCAGCCTGGCGCATTCGAAGAAGGCCCACTCGTCTATGACAGTGTCCATGCCTTCCACCCGGAGATCCTTGAGGGTCTTGCAGTAGAAAAAGGCCGATTTGCCTATGGTCCTGACGGATGCGGGGATGAGCATCTCGTATATGCCGGAGCAGGCGTAAAAGGCTCCTTCTTCTATGGTCTCGGTGTTTTTGGAAAGGGTGATCCTGCTCAGCTTTTTGCAGCCGGCGAAGGCCCAGGCCCCTATGCACGTCACCGTGTCCGGGATGACAAAGACCGTGTCTTCCCGGGAGGCGGGGAACTTCAGTATCTTCTTTTTGTCGGCTGTGTAGAGTATGCCGTTGTCGGACACGTAGCCCGTGTTGCCGGGCTCGACGACGATCCGGGACAGGGCTTTGCAGGCGTCGAGGCATCTCTTGTCCAGGGTGGTCACCGCCTTGGGGATGGTGATCTCCGTCAGCTTTTTGCAGCCGGCGAAGGCTCTGGAGCCGATCCTTTCCACCGTGGGGGGTATGTGGAGCTGCTCCAGACGCTTGGCGTTGTAGAGGACGCCTTCCGGCAGCAGTGTGACGGAGGAGAGCCTGATCCTTTGCAGCCTGTCCATATGGGCAAAGGCCCAGGCCCCTATGGAGGTGACCGAGTCGGGCAGGTCGATCTCCCGGATGGACTTGCAGCCGTTGAAGGCCCAGGCGCCTATCTCTTCCAGTGTGTCCGGGAGGGCGACGCTGGTGAGGCCTTCACAGCCGTCAAAGGCGCATTCGCATATGGAGGTGACTCCCCGGGGGATATTGATGCTTTTGAGGGATTTGCAGTAATAAAAAGCCCTGTTTTCTATGCTGGTGAGGCCGTCCGGCAGCACTATGTCCGAGAGCTTTTTGCAGCACAGAAAGGCGTTGCCCGATATCCTGGTGACGCTGGAGGGGATATTGATGCTCTCCAGCTCCCTGCAGCCTCTGAAGGCTCCCACGCCTATGCGTTTCAGACCGTCGGGCAGCACCACCCTCTTGACCCTGGCGTCGTAGAAGGCTGTCCGGCTGATGGCTTCGGTCCCCCGGGGGACCCGGTATTCCTCGTCTTCCCGGCCGCTGGGGTATCTGAAAAGACGCTTTTTGTCCTTGGAAAAGAGCACGCCGCCTATGGAAACGCAGTATTGGTTGGAAGCGCTGACCTCGATCTCCTTGAGGCCGTCGCAGGCCTCAAAGGCGTACTGGCCCAGATCCATCAGGCTGTCGGGGATGCGGATGGTCTTCAGGTGATTGCAGTAAAAGAAGGCCCAGTCCTCTATGTTCAGCAGGGAGTCGGGGAGTATGACTCTCTTGAGATTGTCGCAGTAGGCAAAGGCCTTGCGTTTGATGCTCGTGACGCCGTGGGGGATGGTGATCTCGTAGATGTTCTTGCAGCCTCTGAAGGCCTCGGGGCCTATGGCCGTGATCTCCCGGTTGTTGATGATGGGAGGCAGGATCAGATTCCTGTTGTTGCCCTTGTAGGAGGTGATCATGCCTTCGTCGCTGACGGTAAAGTCTTCCGGCTCGGTGTGAGTGTACACAAAATCCCTGAGTATATTGCCGCTTGCGTCCACTATACCGCATTTCGTGCCCTTCAATGCGAGAGCTCTGCCGTCAATAAAATCACTGATAATTTTGAACTTATCAGCCATGGTGTTACCTGCCTTATATTCGCCGGGCTCCGCCGGCGTATGCATGTCATTATTATTTTATCACAAAACGGGGGTGATATCAAGACAGACCCTTGTGCCGGCGGCGGATATGTGATATAATAAAATGCTATGTATCAGAAAACCGGCGCGCGGTCTGATCTTTGGCAGTAGTATTGACGCCCCTGTGTATGCTATAATCATATATAGGTGTATGTAAATATATGACGAAGCTGAAAGACAAAGACCTTTTGCGGACAGCCGTGTCCCGGCGCTGGCTGATCCTGTTGGCCGGATTTATGACCTGTCTGTGTGAATCCATAATGTATGCCACGGGAGTATTTATGGCTCCCATCATGCAGACCTATGACATCAGTCCCGACAACACGGCTCCCGCCGCCCTGGCCTTCAGCCTGCTGGTGGTGTTCATAGCGGTGGGCACCGTGGCGGGAGGCGTGGTCAACGAGAAAAAGGGCACCCGGCCTCCCATCGTGGCCGGCAGTATCCTCTTTGCGGCGGGGCTGTTCACGGCCGCCCTGTCTGCCCGTATC includes the following:
- a CDS encoding leucine-rich repeat domain-containing protein, whose protein sequence is MADKFKIISDFIDGRALALKGTKCGIVDASGNILRDFVYTHTEPEDFTVSDEGMITSYKGNNRNLILPPIINNREITAIGPEAFRGCKNIYEITIPHGVTSIKRKAFAYCDNLKRVILPDSLLNIEDWAFFYCNHLKTIRIPDSLMDLGQYAFEACDGLKEIEVSASNQYCVSIGGVLFSKDKKRLFRYPSGREDEEYRVPRGTEAISRTAFYDARVKRVVLPDGLKRIGVGAFRGCRELESINIPSSVTRISGNAFLCCKKLSDIVLPDGLTSIENRAFYYCKSLKSINIPRGVTSICECAFDGCEGLTSVALPDTLEEIGAWAFNGCKSIREIDLPDSVTSIGAWAFAHMDRLQRIRLSSVTLLPEGVLYNAKRLEQLHIPPTVERIGSRAFAGCKKLTEITIPKAVTTLDKRCLDACKALSRIVVEPGNTGYVSDNGILYTADKKKILKFPASREDTVFVIPDTVTCIGAWAFAGCKKLSRITLSKNTETIEEGAFYACSGIYEMLIPASVRTIGKSAFFYCKTLKDLRVEGMDTVIDEWAFFECARLLTVKCRTDSAACGFAARANIACEIID